The Breoghania sp. genome has a segment encoding these proteins:
- the ettA gene encoding energy-dependent translational throttle protein EttA — protein MARQFIYHMHGLSKSYDGGKKVLDNIHLSFYPDAKIGILGPNGAGKSTLLKIMAGLDKDYTGEAWAAEGAKVGYLPQEPQLDPTKTVLENVMEGVAHKQAKIDRYNELMMNYSDETAEEAASLQDEIDAGDLWNLESQVEMAMEALRCPPSDADVTNLSGGERRRVALCQLLLSEPDLLLLDEPTNHLDAETVHWLERHLREFKGSVLIITHDRYFLDNVTGWILELDRGQGIPYEGNYSVYLEKKAKRMEQEGREDMARNRALSREREWMGMSPKGRQTKSKARIRAYEDLLSKQEERMPSIEQILIPVGERLGANVIDVENVSKGFEDRLLIDNLSFKLPRGGIVGVIGPNGAGKTTLFKMLTGQEKPDQGSITVGDSVHMGYVDQSRDALDPNKTVWEEISGGAEVIYLDKKEINSRAYCSSFNFKGPAQQAKVGNLSGGQRNRVHLAKVLKTGSNVLLLDEPTNDLDTETLAALEDALENYAGCAVIISHDRMFLDRMATHMLAFEGDSHVEWFEGNFEDYEKDKVRRLGAHAADPRRIKYKPLTR, from the coding sequence ATGGCGCGCCAGTTCATCTATCACATGCACGGACTGTCCAAGTCCTATGACGGGGGCAAGAAGGTCCTCGACAACATCCACCTCTCCTTCTACCCGGACGCCAAGATCGGCATTCTGGGCCCGAACGGTGCGGGTAAGTCGACGCTGCTGAAAATCATGGCAGGCCTCGACAAGGATTACACCGGCGAGGCCTGGGCCGCCGAAGGCGCCAAGGTCGGCTATCTGCCGCAGGAGCCGCAGCTCGATCCGACCAAGACCGTTTTGGAAAACGTGATGGAAGGCGTGGCCCACAAGCAGGCCAAGATCGACCGTTACAACGAGCTGATGATGAACTACTCGGACGAGACCGCCGAGGAAGCTGCATCGCTTCAGGACGAGATCGACGCCGGTGACCTGTGGAACCTGGAAAGCCAGGTGGAGATGGCGATGGAAGCCCTGCGCTGCCCGCCGTCGGATGCCGATGTCACGAATCTGTCGGGCGGCGAGCGCCGCCGCGTGGCGCTGTGTCAGCTTCTGCTGTCGGAGCCCGATCTTCTGCTGCTCGATGAGCCGACCAACCATCTGGACGCCGAAACCGTCCACTGGCTGGAACGCCACCTGCGCGAGTTCAAGGGCTCGGTCCTGATCATCACCCACGATCGCTACTTCCTGGACAACGTCACGGGCTGGATTCTTGAGCTCGACCGCGGCCAGGGCATTCCCTACGAAGGCAACTACTCCGTCTATCTGGAGAAGAAGGCCAAGCGTATGGAGCAGGAGGGCCGCGAGGACATGGCCCGCAACCGCGCCCTGTCGCGCGAGCGCGAGTGGATGGGCATGAGCCCGAAGGGCCGCCAGACCAAGTCCAAGGCGCGTATCCGGGCCTACGAAGACCTGCTCTCCAAGCAGGAAGAACGGATGCCCTCCATTGAGCAAATCCTCATTCCGGTGGGCGAGCGCCTCGGCGCGAATGTCATCGATGTGGAGAATGTCTCCAAGGGCTTTGAGGACCGTCTGCTGATCGACAATCTTTCCTTCAAGCTGCCGCGCGGCGGCATTGTCGGCGTGATCGGCCCGAACGGCGCGGGCAAGACCACGCTGTTCAAGATGCTGACGGGGCAGGAAAAGCCGGATCAGGGCTCCATCACCGTGGGTGACAGCGTGCACATGGGCTATGTGGACCAGTCGCGCGATGCGCTCGACCCCAACAAGACGGTGTGGGAAGAGATTTCCGGCGGGGCGGAGGTGATCTACCTCGACAAGAAGGAAATCAACTCGCGCGCCTATTGCTCGTCCTTCAACTTCAAGGGTCCGGCCCAGCAGGCGAAGGTGGGCAACCTGTCGGGTGGTCAGCGCAACCGCGTGCATCTGGCGAAGGTCCTGAAGACCGGCTCCAACGTGCTGCTGCTCGATGAGCCGACCAACGACCTCGACACCGAGACGCTGGCGGCCCTGGAAGACGCGCTGGAAAACTACGCCGGCTGCGCCGTTATCATCTCGCACGATCGTATGTTCCTCGACCGCATGGCCACCCACATGCTGGCGTTTGAGGGCGACAGCCACGTGGAGTGGTTTGAGGGCAACTTCGAGGATTACGAGAAGGACAAGGTCCGCCGCCTCGGCGCACACGCCGCCGACCCGCGCCGCATCAAGTACAAGCCGCTGACGCGGTAA